The DNA sequence AGCTTCTATAGTTGTTGCGTTATTTGTAGCAAAAGTAGGATTAGACATATTAAAAGATTCAGCAAATGAGTTAATGGATTATTCTATAGATGAAGACCAAGAAAAACAAATAATAAGAATAGCACAAAATACACCAGGAGTAATCAATTTAGGAGAAATTAGAACTAGAAAACATGGAGCAACAGCATATGTTGACTTAACAATATGTGTGAATAAAGATTTAAGTGTGTATGAGGGTCATGAAATAGCTACAAAACTTGAAAAACATATAATAAAAGATATGCAATTTGTAAAAGGAATAACAGTCCATGTTGAACCTTGTGTAAATTGCCCATATAATTCTTGTAAAAAATAACAAATTAATCATAATTTGTTAAAACAGCACTATGATTCAATCGTAGTGCTTTTTAGTTTATAGAATTTATAGTATAATTAAATCGTTAATTATATACGGGGGGACTTTTATGGCAAAAAAAAGAAAAGTTAAAAAAAGTATGTTAATTCTTTTAGGAATTTTAGCGTTTTTCATAGTATATGTAGGTACTTACATACACTTCGCTAAGAAGCAACAGAGTGAACAACCTGTTAAGGTAGAAAATCAAAACTCAAAAGATGATACTAAACCACTATTAAATCAACTAAAATCTAATGATACAGTATATATATCAGATAAAAACTTGCAGGATGTAAGAATAGATCAAGAATACTGGGAGCAAATAAGATTTTTCTCGACAAAATTTAAAGAGGTTAGAAAACCTAGTAGTTATGAAAGTAAATATGAAGGATATTTAGATAATGGAATAAGATTTTCTACAGATTTGGATTATTTTAGAATATATACAGTAAGTAAAGAAGAATTTTATAAAATACCTGTATCAGAGAAAAAGGCATTTGATAAATTATTGCAAGAAAGTATATATACATCTATAGACTCTGTTAAAAAATATAAGACATGGGATAGTGTGGAGCTAATATGTGGAGATAAAGTGAAAAAGCCTTGGAGATGGCATTATGATGATTTAGCATATAAAATCTCAGTTAAAAGATTAGTAGGAAGAATTCAACCAGAAAAGAGTAAAGAGAGAAGTAAATATAATTTTACTGTTAAAATTCATGGAGATGGATATTCTATAGTACTTGAAACTATGGGAAAAGATTATGTAAAAATAACTTCAGATAAAGCAACTGCATACTATGAAGTACACGGTGGCTTATATGAATATTTAAAAAATGATATATTTGATCTTGATGGAGAATAAAAAAACTAGGTTTTTAAACCTAGTTTTTTTATTTCATTTCTAGAAGCATTTCACCAATTTTATATACTGTACCAGCACCTGCTGTTATTACTAAATCATCTTCAGTAATATTTTCAGCTAAGTATTTAGCTATATCTTCGAATTCGCTTAAGTAAATTACATCAACATTATTTTGATATAATTTATCAACTAAATCTTTCGAATGTATGTCACCTGGGTCTTTTTCACGAGCTGCATAGATATCTGTTATTATAACTTTATCAGCTGCATAAAAAGCATCAGAGAATTCATCTAGTAATGATTTAGTTCTTGTATAAGTATGAGGTTGGAATATACACCATAATTTATTTTTCTTTATTTTCTTTGCAGCAGACAATGTTGCTTTTAGTTCTGTTGGATGGTGAGCGTAGTCATCAACAACTAAAGCATTATTATACTTACCTTTAATTTCAAATCTTCTACCTACTCCACCATATAAAGAAATATTTTTTCTTATAGTTTCTAATTCAACACCAGAAACTAAAGCAGCTAATATTGCTCCTGTAGCATTATAAATATTGTGTATTCCAGGGACAGCAAGTTTAAATTCACCTAAATCTATTCCATTGTAGTTTATACTGAATATACCGTGTCCTTCATCGTTAAACTTAACATCTTTAATTAAAGCGTTATTACCTTCTTTTTGACCGTATTTAATAACAGTGGCCTTTATTTCATGTAATATATCTTTAGTATTTTCATCGTCTCCGTTTATTATAAAGTAGCCGTCATAAGGCAGTAATTTTCCGAATTTATTAAAAGACGCTTTTATTTCGTCTATACCTGAGAAATAGTCTAGATGATCTTCTTCTATATTTAAAACGATTGATATTTTCGGATTAAAGTTTAAGAAACTATCTACATATTCACAAGCTTCTGTTATGAAGTTTTGAGATTTACCTATTTTAACGTTACCACCTATTATACTTAAATTACCACCAACTAATATTGTTGGATCAAGGTCTGCATATTCAAAGATAGCTGATAACATTGATGTTGTAGATGTTTTTCCATGAGTACCTGAAACTGCTACAGAATTTTGATATTCTCTCATTATCTGACCTAAAAATGCAGCTCTATTCATAGTTAATTTATTTTTTTCTCTAGCGGCAACTAATTCTTCGTTATCTGATTTAACTGCAGCAGTATAAACTACCATATCTATATCATCAGTTATATGTTCTTTTTTATGACCGATATATATAGTTGCGCCTTGATTACGAAGTCCATCTAATAAATGAGAATCAGAAGAATCTGAACCAAAAACGTTATAACCTTTATTTAAACATATTTTGGCTAATGCACTCATGCTTATACCGCCAACACCTATAAAGAATATGTTCATAGTGAAACCACCTTTCTGCTAATTTAAAAGTTCTACAATAAGAACTATATTTATGCTATAATAGTATAATGTTTAATATTTTAAGCAAACTAAAATTAAAAAATATTCGTATACATTAATATATTAAATTTCAAATAAAACATAACAAATATTATATCATAACGAAAAAAAATATGCATTAATAAGTTTAAATACATAGGGTTCAAGGTTAGGAGGTATTTTATGAAGTTTAAAAGAACGGAGCGTATAGGTGCGATAGTTAAAATACTATCAGATAATCCTAATAAAATATTTACATTAAGCTATTTCACATCTAAGTTCAACTCAGCTAAATCTACAATAAGTGAAGATTTAATAGTTGTAAAAAATGTATTTGAAAAGCTAGAATTAGGTCAAGTAATAACCATATCGGGAGCTGCAGGTGGAGTTAAGTATATACCTAAAACATCTAAATCAGAAAATGAAGAGTTTTTATTAAATTTATGCGAAGAAATCAAGGATCCATCTAGAATTCTTTCAGGAGGATTTTTATACTTAATAGATTTAATATATGATCCAAGAGTTGCATCTAAAATAGGTAAAATATTTGCATCAAATATAGATTATTCAGAAGCTGATTATGTTGTTACTATGGAAACTAAAGGTATACCTATGGCACTTATGACAGCTAAGGCTATGAATTTACCTCTAGTAATAATAAGAAAAGATACAAAAGTATCTGAAGGACCGACACTTAGTATGACATATGTAAGTGGTAATAATTCAAAAGTAGAAAGCATGAGTTTACCTAGAAAAGCGGTCAAGCCAGGAAGTAAAGTTATATTAATTGATGACTTTATGAGAGGCGGGGGGACTATAAAAGGAATGATGCAACTTATGAATGAGTTTGGTGCTGAAGTTATAGGTAAGGGAGTATTTATATCTACAGCTAAACCAACTGAAAAAATGGTTAAGGACTACATATCTTTAATAAAAATAGATGTAATTAATAACGAGGTTGTAAATGTAGAACCGAACCTTCAAACTTTTAAAGAGGAATATTGGGCAACGGATATTAAGGATTTAATCGAAGATGAGACAAAGGAAATCGACAATTTAGAAAAATAAGACAGATTTAGAGGGTAAATTTCTATCAAATAAAAAAAATATAAAAAAATAATGAAAAATTTCTAAAATAATAGAGGAAATTTAAGAACTTGATAGAATTAATATAATATAAAAGATTTAAGAACTTTTTAATTAACTTTGTCAAAACTAAAAGGGGGATATTAGGAAAATGAAAATAACTGACGTTAGGGTGAGAAAATTAACTGATGAGGGGAAAATGAAATGTATAGTTTCATTAACTTTCAATAATTTATTTGTTGTACATGATATAAAGGTTATAGAAGGTCATAATGGATTATTCATAGCTATGCCAAGCAGAAAAATAGGAGAAGGTAATTTTAGAGATATAGCACATCCTATAAATGCTGAAATGAGACAAATGTTAGAAGATGAAGTTTTAAAAGCTTACCACGAGGCAGTATCTCAATTAGAAGTAGCTGCTGAATAGAAAAAACACAGTTAAAAATACAATATATTTTATAGTATATTTCTTAAAGAGCCGAATCTTAGGCTCTTTTTTATTTGAATAATATGTACTTTTTTATACAAAAATGGTATATTAGTTATTAGAATTAAGTAATTGTATACAAAATAAAGCAAATACATATTATATATAGATTGATTAATAATCAAAAAACTTGAAATGGAGTGGGTTTATGAATTTTAAGGCTATAATCCTTGCAGCAGGTAAAGGAACAAGAATGAAATCTAGCTTACCAAAAGTAGTGCATAAAGTATGTGGTAAGGAAATGGTTAACCACGTTATAAATGTATCTAAAGATTCAGGAGTAAGTGAAATAGTTGCAATTTTAGGTCATGGAAGTGAAGTTGTTAAATATGTATTACCAGAAGAAACTAAAATAGCTATGCAAACTGAACAATTAGGGACAGGTCATGCTGTTATGATGGCTGATAAATACATAACAGAAAATGACACTATTGTAGTATTATGTGGGGATACACCGTTAGTAAATTCAGATACATTAGAAAATTTATTTAAATATCACTTAGATAATGGGTATCATGCTACAGTTTTGACTACAAAAGTTGAAAATCCAACAGGATATGGAAGAATAATAAGAGATAATAATCAAGATTTACTAAAGATAGTTGAACAAAAAGATGCGAATGAAGAAGAAAAATTAGTAAATGAAATAAACTCAGGAATATATTGTTTTAATGGGAAGAGTTTAAAAGAAGCGCTTTCTAAGATAGATAATAATAATGCTCAAGGAGAATATTATTTAAC is a window from the Paraclostridium sordellii genome containing:
- the purR gene encoding pur operon repressor, translated to MKFKRTERIGAIVKILSDNPNKIFTLSYFTSKFNSAKSTISEDLIVVKNVFEKLELGQVITISGAAGGVKYIPKTSKSENEEFLLNLCEEIKDPSRILSGGFLYLIDLIYDPRVASKIGKIFASNIDYSEADYVVTMETKGIPMALMTAKAMNLPLVIIRKDTKVSEGPTLSMTYVSGNNSKVESMSLPRKAVKPGSKVILIDDFMRGGGTIKGMMQLMNEFGAEVIGKGVFISTAKPTEKMVKDYISLIKIDVINNEVVNVEPNLQTFKEEYWATDIKDLIEDETKEIDNLEK
- the spoVG gene encoding septation regulator SpoVG, which encodes MKITDVRVRKLTDEGKMKCIVSLTFNNLFVVHDIKVIEGHNGLFIAMPSRKIGEGNFRDIAHPINAEMRQMLEDEVLKAYHEAVSQLEVAAE
- the murC gene encoding UDP-N-acetylmuramate--L-alanine ligase; its protein translation is MNIFFIGVGGISMSALAKICLNKGYNVFGSDSSDSHLLDGLRNQGATIYIGHKKEHITDDIDMVVYTAAVKSDNEELVAAREKNKLTMNRAAFLGQIMREYQNSVAVSGTHGKTSTTSMLSAIFEYADLDPTILVGGNLSIIGGNVKIGKSQNFITEACEYVDSFLNFNPKISIVLNIEEDHLDYFSGIDEIKASFNKFGKLLPYDGYFIINGDDENTKDILHEIKATVIKYGQKEGNNALIKDVKFNDEGHGIFSINYNGIDLGEFKLAVPGIHNIYNATGAILAALVSGVELETIRKNISLYGGVGRRFEIKGKYNNALVVDDYAHHPTELKATLSAAKKIKKNKLWCIFQPHTYTRTKSLLDEFSDAFYAADKVIITDIYAAREKDPGDIHSKDLVDKLYQNNVDVIYLSEFEDIAKYLAENITEDDLVITAGAGTVYKIGEMLLEMK